The proteins below come from a single Zonotrichia leucophrys gambelii isolate GWCS_2022_RI chromosome 3, RI_Zleu_2.0, whole genome shotgun sequence genomic window:
- the FABP7 gene encoding fatty acid-binding protein, brain, producing the protein MVEAFCATWKLVDSHNFDEYMKALGVGFATRQVGNVTKPTVIISTEGDKVVIRTQSTFKNTEISFKLGEEFDETTPDDRNCKSVVTLDGEKLVHVQKWDGKETNFVREIKDGKMVMTLTFGDVVAVRHYEKA; encoded by the exons ATGGTCGAGGCTTTCTGCGCCACCTGGAAGTTGGTAGACAGCCACAACTTCGATGAGTATATGAAGGCACTGG GAGTGGGGTTTGCAACACGGCAGGTGGGGAATGTGACTAAACCCACTGTGATTATCAGCACCGAGGGGGACAAAGTAGTGATCAGAACTCAAAGCACTttcaaaaacacagaaatcagcTTTAAACTCGGAGAGGAATTTGATGAAACTACCCCCGATGACAGAAACTGCAAA TCAGTTGTGACCCTGGATGGAGAGAAGCTAGTGCACGTACAGAAATGGGACGGCAAAGAGACAAACTTTGTGAGAGAAATAAAGGATGGCAAAATGGTAATG ACTCTTACCTTTGGTGATGTGGTTGCTGTTCGCCACTATGAGAAAGCATAG